The nucleotide sequence CCGCCACTGCCTCTGCCGTCCATCCTTCCCCTTTCccctcccttcttcctcttcctcctcctccctcctctcccgccacctcctccctcccccctccctcccccgccatccccctctcctcctcctcctcctcctcccctctccacTAGTGGTGGGGCCTCACGGTGGGAGCAAGGGGCAGAGGCAGCAGACGTAACGGGCAACAGGAGGTAGAGGTGATGCCGGCGGAGGCGATGAGGAAGTAGAGGGCAATTTTGGTATTTTTGAATTATAGGATACTGTTTGGGAAAAACCAAAATGGggggtgtcttttgagaaaaattAAAAACTGGGGCCTTTTCTGGGGAAATCTCCCATGAAGTTTCCTCTGTTATTTAAAAAAGAACAAGACTGAAGTTATCATGCCGATACCTTTCAGTGAATTCAGATAGCGATGAAGGTCGTAGAACTACAATCCTACCAGCCATCTGAAGAACGAAAACATGGGAAAAATTTAAGCCCTTCAAACACCACCTCTTAAATCACCACCGGAGTTACATGCACTAGGTGGCATCATCTTGGCAAATGGATATTGCCAAAACAGAAGTGACAGCAAGTACACACAACATTTGCAATGAGTAGTTCAGTTTAGCTTAGTTTCATCATATCACGGCTTGTTATTCCATAATAATTTTGAAAGAAATAAATAGGAAGGAACATCAAGTATCATTCCAAGACAAAGACCACTCAATAACAAGAACTATGCTTCTAGTAAACCTCTTGAGCCATTCCTTCTGACTGAAATATGTGAGGAAAACTACTCTTGCCAATCTCTATCAACCTGTCATACGATGTTCACATCAGATGGGAAAAAAAACAGCTCCTGATGCAAATAGATGATAATGCTTAGACATCTGAAGTACCTGCTAGAACTAAATTTAGATTCAGTATCCATATATATTATGCGGCCATTTAGTCCTCCATAGCAAGTAGGCAAGGCCGCTAACAGTGCCAACTTTAGACAAAACTGCATTGAGAATAACAGGAAAGTTATCAATTCAATACAAGAACAGAATTTGTGCACTTACTCTTGCATAATAATTCCAAAATATAGCAATAAGGGTTACTGCAAATTTGACCCTACTTTTAATGGCAAAGATCAATCTTCTGCTTTAAGCTCCCTAGAATAGCCACAAAAGCCAATTATACTTTATAGCTATACAGAGGTTTTAAGCCTGATGTACGAATAAATATGAATGGAGAACTTCCTGGTCCTGCTTAATGAGTACACCCTCGTTAAAAAGAAGATTTGTACCTACTTATTGTAGAAACATAAGTATAGATATTTGTAAGGGTATTAGTATCTAATTTTGCTTTTTGTCTTGTAGCAGTGATACAAAGGTCGTTTTCCAGATCTGCCATCATGTACCCACTGGCAGCATCTTTCTTTGCAAGTTCACACTCAGATGCTCTAGTCGGAAAGCTCATTAAATTGTCCATTTCATCATTTATATTCTCTCAATGCATTTTTCAAAAAGAACCCAAAGGTAACAAATCAAAGAAACTATTGGCATATACAAATTGTAATAGTCAGCCTATGCTAGGCACTAAATATATCAAGAGTAATCAATATCACTCATATAGAATACTTTTAGACATACACAACCATGTATTGACACCAAAATCATCACAATCAAACTAGAAGACAATATATCCAGCTTTTCCTTTCAAATAGTCAGAAAAGCACAGAACCAAGACAACCCAGAGCAAAAGGTTGGCCTTAGAATGCGCATTGAAGTTTATTGAGCACTATTATGCAAATGTCATAGTTCATTGTCAGACTAACACGACAAACATAAATAAGAACAGAAACCGATGCCCTACCTGGGTTTTGCCGATTCCTGATGGACCAACCAACTCCGTGAGAGCGCCAAACGGAATTCCTCCGCACAATGCGTCATCGAGGCCACGAAGGCAGGTGGGGAGGTGGCATGCGGATCGCGCACGATCCTCCAAGAGCGATAGCGCCTGCGGAACCACCGGATCTACATCAAATGCTAGCAACAGAGAAAATATTTAATCGCATCGAAGAGGTTGAACCCCGTGAAGCACCGTTCGGCAGGGAGGGCAGGCGATCTCGCTGATGCGCGCGACGGCCGACCTGACCTGGTCGAGATCCAATCCCAGAAGGGCCACGAGATCGAACTCCGGCAACGAGAGAGCATcctgaggaagaggaagaaggccgCAGTAGCAGCGTGAGAAACCCTAAATGTCCACGGGGAAAGAAAGCGGATAAAGGAGGAGGGATTGGCGGTGAAGGAAGAGAGAAAGGCGGAGGTATTTATAGCCTTGGCGGTTAAGACGTTGCGGGCGGCGAAGACGTTAGCGATGGAGGCGGGGAGGCCCATTTCGCTGATGAGCTTGTTCGACATCGCTGCCGCCGTCGCCGCAGCAGGCGGTCTCTTCGTCTTTACGTCGCTGGAAACAGTGGCGCCTTTAATGGTGTTTTTACACATTAATCCGTCTCCAGTTTCAAAATAACATATTTATccttataaattaaaatataacaaaTAATAAGATTATGTGCTCATATTACTTTCATAGAAGTCCATGGAAAATATAGTACAATTTTTTTTCGAaaaacctcaaactttcactTTTTCCCGTAAAGTGtccatatttttttaaaagataatattattCTTGAAAATCGCTTGATTTCATGTAAAATTAAATcagataaaaaattaatttaatttgaatcgatatttttatcatataCTGTATATCCCTATTTCACATTTTTACCATATACTATTCGACTTGAGTATACTGCTATAATTCCAACTTAAACATTTTGACaagtgatttagacaaaacccaaGATTATGTGTCAGAAAGGTTCTAGGATTTGAGCATTTCTTATTTCTAAGATTCCAAAACTACAACAACAATCAACATTGCTTGAGATAAAGTatgttttcatttttataaaaatatttactaagaaatttaaattttgatttattgtGTAGATTGATGTTTATCTTATCATGTGTtgattcaatttttatttttatttttattttttcacaaaCCTATACTATGTTTCTTGATGATTATACGATATTATATTCTCATCATATCTAATATTATTTGCTTCtcgtaaaaaaatattatattattataaattttcttaTAGGTGTCAACTCTATAATAATCTTACAATTTGAATTATCATTCCTACACTCAATGGCATgagaatataaaaaatttaaaataataacccTATAGCATgagaatataaaaattttaaaataataaaacatcAACACAAACAACTTTTTTCTTTGAATCTACTATAACTATTTTAGAGAATTAGTGCTTTCCAAAAAATCatcgattttagaaaaaaaatcgtATTGTGCTTGACTtgaagtaagtgaactaagcaattaacttagagaATAATAGCAATGAAaaacagaatgtaaatgcaaatcgagtttatagtggttcgatcgtcgtgatctATGTTCACTCCCGAGTAATAGCACtttttcaaaacttttacaacTCAAATCTCAAGACTTTGGTTTAGCTCTGTAAGCAagaaagattggggtatttataggccccagatggcttcaaaaatgaagcaaaaaagtgtcttatctcATATTtcggaggtactagcggtaccaccatttgTCAGATTGATAATTAACGATACCATTgcttgtcagtctaacactggacggtaccattgcccaatctgaCATtaatactgggcgataccaccatctAGTCtaacggtaccattgcttgacaaggTCTCAGAGATTCGACTCTGATAGTACTATTGCTAGTCTAGGCGATACCCCGCCCAAACAACCTAAGAGGTCGAGCCttaagaggtgccaccgctagccctgACGACGCCATCACCTGGGCCAACAAGGGTCACTGGGCCTTCCACTTGACCCAAAACAAcctcaactcaggcccaattgacccctaattgagttagtagggttacaccGAAACCCAACTCAAATTAAGACTTAACTTCGATAATAAGGACTTAAACAATTATAAGACAGTAATTCTAAGTTTTCCGGCTTATCATTTGTTCATTTGAActcctggcgaacttccgacgaacttccaatgcATCGTCCGAACCTTCGATATATCCCCCGATCCATCGACaagttgactcccacaacttccgATCTTGGCGCAACGTCCGATTCTTTGGGGTCGATGCCCATTTTTGAACTCCGGCCTAACGTCTGATTCTTTTTGCTTCAATCATTTTACCTTTTCTGATAGAAGTTAGTCTTGCATCGTTTTTCTTAAAcaacacattagatcataaactcatcgattgatttcatcattaaaatccgggattcaacacAACCTTGATATTAGTAATTTAAATCATAAGCTAATAGATAAGCTACAAACATCCTACGAATTTGTACTTTCCAATGCATTTTTTATGAGAATTGAATAACAGCGGCATATTTTCTTTATCTCAATTTTAGATATTAATATGAAACTTTCTTTATGATGTTTTTCTCAACTTTTGCATATATTCATTAAGTTTGTACATAgctcaaaataattttgtaacaTGTTTGTCTCGCACATCCCTCGTAAGAGTTTTAGATAGATACATTATGCAATAATCATGATATACTACTGAGATTTTATAATTGAAAGAATTCATAAATTTCAATTACTGATAATAGTCGAATTTTCAtatcatataataattttttcttaattGATGCAAGAGCTACTCTTATAAATGTCTACAATCCATCTCCATCACAACAAATGCAATTGGAAATAATCTAATTAGCCATCATCAAAGTTCCAAGATATTTGCCTGATAGATGTGCGAttacatatattatttaaaaCTTCTAAGATAAGCTCCAAAACCATAAAATattctttaaaaataattttttgatgaaattattATTTGGTTGAGTCTTATAATCATACGATTTTAACAcccttaaaaataaaattatgatcctCCAAAATCACCACAAACTCATTAAATGCAATCTCATGTGTAAATCTTTTTTTGAATATCAACAATAATCATCTTCGGAGTATAATCaacatttgtcataatttaatttttgatttgatCTATAATGAAAGAATTATTGTATTTCTTACTATCCCTATTCAATCTTGGCAAATTCCAATAATACTCTTATTGAAATTTGGTGATTCAAAAACTATTAATTCAACCATGAGTTATTATCATCCATTGACAATCGAAAACCTTACAGTTTGATTTTATGTTCTAACTTCTAGTTACAATATGTTTGAAATTTAGCCCTATCTCTAAACACATGTACAAAGACATTATTTGagttacaaaattatatatatatatatatatatatatatatatatatatatatatatatatataatacaataacttgaatattattcaaatataaacagATCAATATATGAATAATCATATATATCCTCACTTAAGATAACTCACTAACCAACAACATCTAATACATCATAAATATTAAGGTTTAGGTCACTTTCAATTTTTTCTTATAATCTTTATTCAgataatttattttcaaactCATCAAGTCTATAAAGAAAATCACAAAACATGAGCTATGCAGCAAATAATTTTTACTTGTCTATCTATCaatatcattaaaaattaaaaacactTCACGGGAGTAAGATCCTCCATATAAtgatatcattagaattaaaaaattattttttaaaatcaatgaACGAATGTAACAGTAAAATAAGTTATAACATTGGCTTCTATGAAAGTACAACATGAAacatatgtttttcttaagaagaaaagaaaaaaacaaagaacAAGAAGATAAATAAGAAGAACAACAGCAATCTAGGTATGAAAGAAAggagaagacaaaaaaaaagaaaaaggacatgAACAAGAAGAAAAGTGATAAAAgagaagtttttttattttttttatcgaaatcaacaCCCATCGTACGATAGTACCTTACGTACATTTTACCAACCACTTTACAGGTCTCATACAGATTAGTCAACAAAGCTTTACTGAACCGACGATCCAAAAATCATTGGTTTTGACGAAAATATAATAACCTAATTGTCCAAGGATAAAtgggaaaaatagctcaccaagaGGTGTTGtttaggtatttttcaaagtAAAAGTGCTCTCCCAAAGAAAATCCATATTAGGGGATTTTTTCGAATATTTACCCAAAAAATAATCACTTGAAATTATGATAGAAAAGATAAATTACAATTAACAAAGCTTTAGAACTTACATACATGGCATATAACCATAGTTGATTGTCAGCATAATAATGTTAAAACTAATTTATACTAATACTCTcttgaaaacatatcagaagtatTAATAAATTGTGTAGGATCAAATAATTGGTGAAAGTAATACAAAATTAGGCAATTAGAAGGGTAAATATGCAATTTCCAATACTAAAatgatatgtgtgtgtgtgtaaaaatgcaaaaatatataaatataaaacacctaaaataaaatcataagggTTATTAAAAGACATTACTATCAATTATAGTTCTAACTATAAACTCGATATAAGATTTATGAGAAAATATATCAAGATTTTACTTGATGATTCACTGAAAGATGTGTTGGCAATATGTGATACCATTTAATTACCTATATGAACCAAAATGTAGTCTAAAGCTGTCATTGTTTTTAGAAACAGAGCTTGTAGTGTTAGAACTCGATAGTAGTTTGCAGTCCACAATATTAAAGCTAGTAGTACTCAAGCTTTACTGAACATCCATTTCCAACTGGAAGAGTCAACTTTAGGAGATTAAAATGCATAAGAGAAGGTCATTTACCTCGGTTCCAAGCTTCCTGCCTCCTCAAGAACTTTGCTTAGGATCATGGTAAGCAGAGTTGCATGGACATGGTCATCAAATTAGGGTTTGGAAATGTACCTGCATATCTGGTTCAGAAACCCACAGAAACCAAAACAATGAATCCATTTTATAAGATATTACACTGCTAAAAACGCTAAGCAAGATAGATTCGTTAGCCATTAGGCTTGTCATCACAAAATCTTATTATGACATAAATTGCTAGTCAAACCAACCAAACCACTAATGAAACTCTTGTAACCTACCTACAGAGAGACAGTGCCAATTCAAAATTCAATGATTCTGATCTCCAGAGGCTAGGCTACTGACCATATCACGCAGCTCCAGCGTCAACTGACAACATGCGCAAGCCAGCCCTTCTCAATAACCTACTCAGACAacagacaaaaaataataatagaaatgAGTCAGTCAATTACTCCAACTTGCCAGGTATAAAATGCTTACTCCTTGGTGGCACCAACAAAATAGAGGGGATCCTGCCAGAATGACTATGGTCAGTAAGTTAATAATGGTTGATGAAAATTTGATGGAAGAGTCTTAAATGTATAAAGAACTCTAGATACTAAATATTTTGTAGGATGCAATGCATGAGAAAATCATGTTGGTGCACTGTGAGAACATTCCACTATCAGCCTATGTTTTTTGAGGAAAAAGAATAATCAAATGACATTTATGGTTTATTGGACTAAGCCTCAGCTAGCAACAGGATCTACAGCATGAGCATAATCATATTAACCAAGGCTCCTGCTTCATCACATTCATCTTCATAGTAAAGGAGAGGGGAGCATATATCATGTGTGctataaataaaatatagtttgaaGTAGAAAAAACACAAATAAATAGGTACTATTGACCGTTCAAAGTTTCTGTAAGAAGATACATGACTTTAAGTGAGACAGCAGGGAACGGAATACAAAACCACAAATACTTATTTTTTGCAGATTCATGCAATGACAATGGAACAAACAAGAACCATAAACAGCAGAAAAAGGAATAGAATATCCAATTAATCAAGCATGTGCATGTCACAACCCGACTTGATGAGATAATTGATCTATCAAATTCGTTTATTCTAAATCACtagccaaaatacttaagctaagATTAATAATAATACTCTCACAAGACCCTTATAAGTCTATCTTAGTCTTGATcactttcgatgtgagactaatcgaGATATTACAAACTCCTTCACTCAAGGGCTTAACATCCTCGTTAAGACCCAACATTACCCAGATTAAACCATAGCATAATGCATATAAAGCATAGCCTAGTGGTGAGATAACTgacctatcaacttcatttaatCTAAACCACTGGTCAAAATACTTAGACTTTAATTGATAATAGTACATCCATCAGACTCTTATAAATCTATCTTAATCTTGTCCATTTATAATGTGAAACTAATCGGGGTGTTATAGTATAAGCACTGGTTTGTTTCACGGTGAGGAAAAAAATGTTGTATGTTCACAAGAAATGCTAGGTTGAGTTGAACTGCAATAACCAAATATGTGATTGTAGTCACACTCCAAGTTAAAATT is from Musa acuminata AAA Group cultivar baxijiao chromosome BXJ3-8, Cavendish_Baxijiao_AAA, whole genome shotgun sequence and encodes:
- the LOC103995429 gene encoding DNA repair protein RAD51 homolog 2-like isoform X2; protein product: MILSKVLEEAGSLEPSDVKTKRPPAAATAAAMSNKLISEMGLPASIANVFAARNVLTAKDALSLPEFDLVALLGLDLDQVRSAVARISEIACPPCRTALSLLEDRARSACHLPTCLRGLDDALCGGIPFGALTELVGPSGIGKTQFCLKLALLAALPTCYGGLNGRIIYMDTESKFSSSRLIEIGKSSFPHIFQSEGMAQEMAGRIVVLRPSSLSEFTESLQQIKLMILQHDVKLLIVDSMAAILLGENERSTTVQKQHSWRWPLSFLKSLAEFSQIPIVVTNQVRSQNNDEVFHYSFQAQKNDTGKTSERLESHLTAALGIQWAHAVTIRLIFEAHSGQRFIKVSKSPTSPAVAFPFVVESSGISLLSHDGLEVMGAEICTIHCQGHNILDQGTKSYSRIQC